Proteins encoded within one genomic window of Macrobrachium nipponense isolate FS-2020 chromosome 9, ASM1510439v2, whole genome shotgun sequence:
- the LOC135218476 gene encoding ligand-gated ion channel 50-like: MSIQPIDTLGMKMTFDANVTLMWRDNRLDMLSLNYAETLNVIRSGERIWQPDFLFEDYTGSEADTILRWETFVAVMHSGPLPDDVTRVKEDEIYPGSNNSLKLTQTFNVKVSCQMNFVNYPFDTQRCYFKIRMKYFTQDLVAFKTSNDVVEFRGSANLGEYEVESLTMEDAEWYNYSGRKIVISMDNLSGFHISSTYVPTFLMVVISYSTLYFDLNDFNDRIMVSLTALLVLATLFTQISEISPKTSYLKLLDVWFVFTIFISFSIIIILVVINHLNMQEARERVAPVKMKRFLYPVPERSRKVNAFCQVAIPSILVALIIAYIIFSTS; encoded by the exons ATGTCCATACAACCCATAGACACCCTGGGCATGAAGATGACCTTTGATGCAAATGTGACCCTCATGTGGAGGGACAACCGCCTAGACATGTTGAGCCTCAACTACGCGGAGACCCTCAACGTTATCAGGAGCGGAGAACGCATTTGGCAGCCAGACTTCCTCTTCGAGGATTACACTGGAAGTGAGGCGGATACCATCCTCAGATGGGAGACCTTCGTGGCCGTCATGCACTCCGGGCCGTTGCCCGATGATGTCACAAGGGTTAAAGAAG ACGAGATATATCCCGGCTCAAACAATTCCCTGAAACTTACCCAGACCTTCAACGTCAAAGTCTCGTGTCAGATGAATTTTGTTAACTACCCCTTTGACACCCAGCGTTGCTACTTCAAGATCCGAATGAAGTATTTCACTCAAGACTTGGTCGCTTTCAAGACTTCCAACGATGTGGTCGAGTTCCGGGGGTCTGCAAATTTGGGAGAGTACGAGGTTGAGTCTCTGACAATGGAAGATGCCGAATGGTACAACTACAGCGGCCGCAAGATCGTCATCAGCATGGACAACTTATCAGGATTCCACATCAGCAGCACCTATGTCCCGACCTTCCTGATGGTGGTCATTTCGTACTCGACTCTTTACTTCGACCTGAACGACTTCAACGATCGCATCATGGTCTCGCTGACTGCTCTCCTGGTTCTGGCCACGCTGTTCACGCAGATTTCTGAGATCTCCCCAAAGACCTCCTACTTGAAGCTCCTTGACGTGTGGTTCGTGTTCACCATCTTCATCAGCTtctccatcatcatcattttagTGGTCATAAACCACCTGAATATGCAGGAGGCCAGAGAAAGAGTGGCGCCCGTCAAAATGAAGAGGTTTCTGTATCCAGTACCAGAGAGGAGCCGCAAAGTAAACGCGTTCTGCCAGGTGGCCATTCCTTCCATCCTCGTAGCTCTTATCATTGCATACATCATCTTCTCCACTTCATAA